The nucleotide window GTAGAAGAATCAAATATAAAAGCACATGAAGATATAATTCGTGTGCTGAAAGAATCTGATGAAAAAACTGATCTTGTATTTATAGAACCACTGACAGATTTGGCAAGAGCATTGGATAAAGATTCGAGTATAGAAGAAAAAATCGGGAAATTGTACTGGATGGGAGGAACATTCTTGGAACACGGTAATGTAGAAGAACCTGAACATGACGGAACGGCAGAATGGAATGTTTACTGGGATCCCTTTGCAGCTAAAAGAGTATGGGAATCAAATATAAAAATAGAACTTGTAGCTTTGGAAAGTACGAGAATGGTACCTTTAACGGCAGAAGTACGTGATATGTGGGCAAGTCAGCGAAAATATGAAGGAGTGGACTTTTTAGGTCAATGTTATGCAACAGTATCTCCATTAACTCATTTTGTAACAAATTCCACTTATTTTTTGTGGGATGTACTGACAACTGCATCTTTCGGTAAAGAAAACCTTGTAAAAAGAGAAGTTGTAAACAGTGATGTAATAACAGAAGGTCCAAACAGAGGAAGAACTGTCAGAAAAGAAAACGGACGTCCTGTAGATTTGGTTTATCATGTTGACAGAGACAGTTTTTTTGAGTATATAACGGATTTGGCGAAGCAATAGTTTTTAACTTCCTTTTTTCAAAAAAGGAAGCGAAAAAACATCCGACTAAAATTTTACTAATTCAAAATAACTCATTCCACAACAAAAACAACTGTTTGAGCGTAGCGAGTCTGTTGTTTTTGTAACGTTTCATTCGTATTTTTCAAAGTAAAATTTTAATGTCGGGAGAAAGTCAGATAATATTAGAGTAATAATTAAAAATAAGACATGGAAACTTGCAGAAAAATATGCAAGAGATAGTTTTAATAATTTTAAACCTGACAATCAAAGTATAAAATAGTAAGGGAAATTTTTATAATGAAATAGATAAGATAAAAAAAGCCGAATTGAAATTCGGCTGATTTTTTTGTATACTGTATTTATGACTAGTAAACACTTTATACAAAATAAACTGAAAACTATCTTCAGTAATAAAAACATTGTACTAAATTCTTTAAACTTTTGCAAGAAAAATTATCTTAACCCTAAACACCTTCAATATATTAAATTTTCTATCTCTAAATTTCTTGCTTGTAGAGATTTATCCAAAGGCTTTGTTTCTTTCAAATGCCCTAACTGTCCTATTACTTACAAATTCCCTCTTTCCTGTAAATCCAGACTCTGTCCTTCTTGCGGTTACAAATATTCGCAACTTTGGACTGATAATATTCATAAACATATTCTAAACATTCCTCACAGACATGTTCTTTTTACTATTCCTAAAGCATGCAGAATATTTCTAAAAAGAATAAAAGAATTAATAAAATTTCCAAATCTTCTAAATATTACTTCACTGATTCTGATATTCTTCATTATGGTCTTATTTCTGTTATTCATACTTTCGGGCGTGATTTAAAATGGAATCCTCATATTCACGCTATCGTTTCTCTCGGAGGATTTAATAAAATTTTGATTTTAAAAACTTGAATACTTTAATGTTGATACTATTGCAGCTCAATGGAAATATCACGTCCTTGATATTATTTCTAAGGGGAACTATCCTAATCAAAAAATTAAAAGATTAGCTAAAATTACTGTCAATAAGCTATATAGTCAAAATGCAAGATTCTTTTTTAATGTCAGAAGCGGTGATGTCAATAACACCAAAGGTATTATCAAATACTTAGGTCGATATCTTGCACGTTCTCCTATTGCTGAGTATAAAATTACTGATATTACTGACAATGAAGTTACTTTCTTTTACAATGATTTAGCTAATGATAAACAAAAACATTTATTACTATGCCTATTCAAAAATTTATTTCCCAAATTTTAATCCATGTACCTCCTAAAAATTTTAAAATGGTTAATAGATATGGACTATATGCAAGACATATTTCCAATAAGCTAAAAAGAGCTGTTATTCCTTTTAAGAAGAATATTGTCCCTAATAAATTTTCTTTTTATCAAAGACAAACATTTAAAACTTTCGGTATAAATCCTTTCTATTGTCCTATATGTAACATTAGAATGATTGTATGGGAATTTTATCATTATTTATATCCCAAACCTAAAAGATATTATTAAATCTTTTTAATCCAACTATGTTGGATATTTTGTCATACATTTTTTTTGATAAAAAGATAATAAAGAGGCTTACGCCTCTTATATAATTTGCAAAATATATTATTAAATCACTTTTTAAACATTTTTATAATCATTAAATTTAAATTTACTTTCCTTAGGAATAAAAAAACAACCTCCAGATTTTACAACGAAAAAAATGTGTTAGTGAGTGTTATGAAAATATCTTTTTTATTTTCATAACGAACGGGCATTTTTGAGTATGTAAAATTTGAGGTTGTTAAGTGGGAGTATGAGGGCGACGTTTAAGCCCTCATAAATATAATATTAGCATTCTGTATCATCAATAAACTCATCTTCCATAAGTTTTTTAAGGTTTTCAGGCATATTGTCTATTATAGGATTGTTGTTTTCTTTAGGACTGTTATCCCTACTATTTCTTGAAGCTGAATCATCGCTATCTTCCGAAGTGTCGCTGAATATTTCCCTGAAAAATCCTATCTCTAGTTCTTTTGAAAAAACATTTTTCAATATAATCATAACTACAGGCCCTATAAGAAATCCCATAACTCCGAAAAACTTGAATCCCGAATACATTGATATTAAAGTTACCAGAGGATGTACACCTATGTTTTGACTTATAAGTTTAGGCTCAAGCATCTGTCTTACAGAAAGCACCAGCAGATAAATCAGAATTAGTGCTATTCCGAGCTTTATATCTCCAAGAATAAACGATATTCCTGCCCACGGAAGTAAAACAGCACCTGCTCCCAATATAGGCAATGCATCAATCAGACAAATTACAATAGATATTAATAACGGATATGAAACATTAAATTCGAGGAAAAATAATATATTAAAAGAAATCAGTAACTCGAAAAAACATATCGTCATAAGAATAATCTGTGCTTTAACATAAGAGCCAAGCACTGTAAACATCTCTCTTTTTATATTATATACTTTTCTGAGCCACGATTCAGGAAGCTGCTGTTCGAGAAAATTCAATATTTCTTTTTTATCAAGACTTATGAAAAAAGTTGATAACACTGTAATACATATATATATTATTATTGTCGGGATCGAAGTAACAAAATATATAAGACCGTTTATAAAACGACCGAATTTTGATGATCCCATTGAGATAAATCCGGCAACGGAATTTTTAATCTGTTCTGTAAATCCTTTGGGCAGATAACCTAAATATATATGACTCTGATCGATAGTCAAAGTCCATAATCTTTTAAATTCTTCAGCATAATTGTTTATATTTTTGGAAAGTTTATAAATTTCCCCGAAAAGTCTGAGAGAAGTAATACTTATAAAACTTAGGAAAAATAATAAGAATACAACTATTGACGTAATTGTGGCAAATTTTTTGGAAAATTTCAGTTTGTTTTGTAAAAAATTTGCAAAAGGCTGAGTTATTATGGAAAAAAATACAGCTATTACAAAAGGAAAAAGAAATATTCCCAATTTGAAAAGCAGAAGTATCATAATAAGTATTAAAACTATATACAGTATAAAGTATAATTTTTTAAAATCGAATCTTTTATAATTTGACATAATTTCCCCTTAAATAAATTTTGATAAGGATATTATAGACCAAATAATCAAAATTGTAAATAAAAATCGGAAATTTGAAAAAATTATAATTATAATAATTATATATAAAATAAAAAGTAATTTCTAAGTATACAAGAGTACAATAGTTTTAATTTGCAAAAGAAAGGGGAAGTTTATGCTGAAAGCAATTCCTGAAATGAAAAATAAAAAATTTCAACTTTTACTTTTATTTTTTGTAAGTGCTTTAAGTTACGGTGCAACGGTAGATGATGTGATTTCCGAATATGAGCAGAAGTCGTATACAACCAAAATAAATCAGGCCAACTTGAGGACATACGACATAAAAGATAAAGCATTGAAGAAAGGAGACTGGAATACAATAAAACTGACTTCGGAAAATTCCTACGAAAAAAACAAAACTTATGACGGAGTGAGCATGGAAAATACAGCAAGTTTCGGAATGCTTTATTATAAAAACGGTTATAATTTTACCAACAAAGAATTTACCGAAAATAAAGTGGGAGTATCGAAAACGCTGAACGATTTTTTTTACAGCGACAATAAATATAATACGAATATCAATAACATCTCAAGGGATATACAGAAGATAAGTAATGAAACAAATAAAAATACCGAAATTCGTAATTTGATAGACTTGTACAAAAATTATAAAAATAAGGAAAAAGAATTGGAGCAGAGTAAAATTTCTCTTCAAGGTAAGAAAAAAGACTATGATATACTCGCAAGAAAATATCAGTTAGGAACTGCTTCAAAGTTTGATTATGATCTGGCAAAAAATGAATATGAAACTACGGATCTCAAGAAGCAGAATACCGAAAGAGAACTTAAAATACTCGGTGAAAATTTTATGATTTATAATGTTACTCTTCCTAAAAAGGAAAAACTGGAAGATTTGAAAACTGTAGAACTGAAAAAGGAAGATTTCTATAATTTAAAGTTATCAGAGGCTGAAAAAATAAAATTAAATGAAACTTTAAATGAAGAGAAAATGAGAAAAGAAAAGTTTGACTATAATATTCCGAAAATTACCGCTGATGCAGGATATTCTTTTGAAAAGAAAAGTTTTACAGTAGGAGTGGGAGTATCAAAGACTTTTAAATTGTATAATGACACTATTGAAGACCTGAAAAATGAAGCGGAAAAATTAAGACTGGAATACGAACAGAAGAAAAATGAAATTCTTTCCAATGCCGGTCAGGAGATGCTTAATTATACCACTTATCAGACAAATGAACTGATAAGCAAAAAAGCACTGGATATAGCAAAAGAAGATTATGCGATATATGCCAAAAAATATGAATTGGGATCTGATACTTTTGCCAACTATGTGGAAAAAAGAAATACATATGAAAAAGCAATCATGGATTATGAAATAGCGAAAAACGAACTGGCTGCATTTACAAAGAAGATTAAATACTATAAATAATAATTTAAACGAAAGTTTTATGAGGTGATTTTGTGTTAAAGGAGAAATTTAAACCTTTCTGCAATAATAAAGCGATATGCCTTTTAATATTGGCTGTTTTGTTTTTAGTTGCCTGCGGAAAGAAAAATGTTGAGAAAGAGTATGAAGTTACTACGGTAGAAAGAGGAGATATAAGCCTTTCTATTGAAAAAACGGGACAAGTAGTATCTGAAAATGAAGTAGCCGTTTATACTACGGCAAATCAGAGAGTTAATAAGGTGTTTTTTAAAGCCGGAGATAATGTGAAAAAAGGCGATGTAGTGTTGACTTTTTATCCTGTCGACAGAAATGAACTGCAAAGAAAAATACAGATTAAAAGTTTGGAAGTACAACAGAAACAGAGAGATTTGAGAAATGCATCGGAACTGAAAAAAATAGGAGGAGCTTCTGCAGTGTCTGTAGATGATGCGAGAATAGCACTTCAAACAGCTCAGTTGGAACTGTCTTCGTTAAGAGAAGATTATGCGTTACTGGTAGACAATATAAAAAGTCCCGTTGACGGAGTAATAACTGCGATGACTGCTGATGAGAATTATCGTGTAAACACTGAAACTACTTTGTTTAAAGTATCGGATGCAAAAAACATGAAAGTGGAAGTGAGTCTTACCGATTCAGAGATACAGAATATAGCTGTAGGTCAGAGAGTTGAAATATCTTCAGATGCTTTGCCTAAAGGACAGCAGATAGAAGGAACTGTATCGCAAATATCCGGAGTTGCAACTAAAAATGCAAATCTGGATGAAAGTAATACGACAGTCAGTATAAAACTTTCAGATCCTAAAGGATTAAGACCGGGAGCGACTATTAATGCAATAATTTACTATAAAGAAAGCAAAAATATTTTAAAAGTACCATACAGTGCAGTTATAAATGAAAGCGGTAAATATTATGTATTTACAGTGGGAAAAGATAATAAAGTAACTAAGAAAGAAGTTACTGTAGGAGAAACTGATAATCTGTATTATGAAATTTCTACAGGACTTTCTTCAGGTGAAAAAATAATTACTGTAGTAGATGAAGCTCTGCAAAACGGACAAAAGATAAAAATTGCCGATCCCGGCAAACCTCAAAAAGGTGCAAAAGGTAAAGGAGACGTAAAGCAGGAAAGTTTTGAAGCACCGCCAAGATAGATAAATCAATAATTTAAGAGGTACTTTTATGATAGATGTAAAAAAAATAGTAAAAATATATAAAAACGGAAATATGTCACTGGAAGTTTTAAAAGGACTTAATTTATTTGTTGCGGAGAAAGAATACGTGGCATTAATGGGACCGTCAGGAAGCGGAAAATCTACATTTATGAATATACTTGGATGTCTTGACAGACTTACTTCCGGGAAATACATACTCGACAATGTTGACGTTTCCACAATGAAAGGTGATGAACTTTCCAAAGTCAGAAATGAAAAAATCGGCTTTGTATTTCAGTCTTTTAATTTGCTGCCCAGATTGTCGGCACTTGAAAATGTAGCTCTTCCTGCCCTTTATGCAGGAGTTAAAAGAGAAGAAAGAATGGAGAAAGCAAAGAAGGCTTTGGAAAGTGTAGGATTGGGTGAAAGAATACACCATAAGCCCGGTGAAATGTCCGGAGGACAAAGACAGAGAGTAGCAATAGCAAGAGCAATAATAAACGATCCTAAAATACTTCTTGCCGATGAACCTACAGGAAATCTGGATTCCAAATCAGGGGAAGAAGTTTTGGGAATTTTTAAAAGATTAAATGATAACGGGACAACAATAGTAATGGTAACTCACGAAGAAGATGTTGCCGAACATTGTAAAAGAATAGTGAGATTAAAAGACGGAGTTATAGAATCCGATTATATTGTTGAAGACAGGAGAGGAGTGTAAATGGATTTTTTTGAATCACTGAAATTATCTGTCAGTAATTTATTCAGCTATAAAGTGAGATCGTTTTTAACAATGCTCGGAATAATAATCGGTATCTCGGCAGTTGTTATGATGTCCTCTCTCGGAGCAGGAGTAAAAGAAAATATTGTGGGAGATTTGAATAAATTGGGAGTAGGAAACTTTCAGGTTTTTATTGATACTTCTCCCGGTCAAACTTATAAAAGTGAAGATTTATTCACGACTAAGGATATTGAAAATTTGAAGGCGATAGAAGGAGTAGAAGCGGTATCTCCCAGTTCCGATGCCTATGCGAGAATAAATATAGGAGAAAATCAAAGTGCAATGGTTGTAGGTTCGGGAGTAACTCAGGATACTTTTAAAATTACGAATTATACAATTGTTAAAGGAAGAAAATTTTTACCTGATGAATACAGAAAAGACGGCAGATATATAATAATTGACAGCACGAGTGCCGATATGCTTTTTCCCGGTCAAAATCCTGTGGGTCAAAAACTGGCACTGAATTTCAGAAAAAATATGCAAATTGTAACAATAGTAGGAGTATATAAAAATCCTTTTGCAAATTTAGGAGGCGGAGGAGGCCCCGATTTACCGGTTTTTGCTCTTTTTCCTAATGAGTATCTGAACCATATAAACGGAAACGCACAAAATAAGTTTACATCTTTGGATATGAAAGCCGGTAATGCTAAAGAACTTGAAATTGTAATGGAAAGAGTAAGAGAATTTTTAAAGAGCAGAGGAAGTTCTCCTAAAACATACAGTGTCAGAAATTCGGCACAGGGACTGGATGAATTTAATAACATACTTAATATGATTTCTTTATGTATAAGCGGAGTTGCAGCTATTTCCCTATTTGTAGGTGGAATAGGCGTAATGAATATAATGCTTGTAAGTGTTACTGAAAGAATCAGAGAAGTTGGACTTAGAAAAGCTATAGGGGCCAAAACAAAAGATATATTACTTCAGTTTCTTATAGAGGCTGTTATCCTTACTTGCTTCGGAGGGATTATCGGAGTATTTTTGGGTTATGGAGGAGCATTACTTGTAGGAATATTTATTAAAACAACCCCTATTTTAAGCCCTGTAGTAGTTATAGTATCATTAGTAGTTTCAACCATGACAGGACTGATATTCGGAGTTTATCCGGCTAAAAAAGCTGCAGCACTTGATCCTATTGAAGCATTGAGAGTAGATTAATTTTAATTAAATGACTTAAATAGATTCCTGCTGACTATGATTTAAATTTTTCATAGTAAGCAGGATTTTTAAAAAACAGAAGAAAAAATTGAAAAAATAGTGTATAATTAGATAAAAGAGCTTTAAAATTAATTTCAGGAGGAAAAATGAAAAAGAAAATTATTTTAGACTGTGATCCGGGTCATGATGATGCGATAGCAATAATGGCTGCAGGATTACATGAAGATTTTGAGTTACTCGGAATTACTACTGTAGCAGGAAATCAGACTATAGAAAAAACTACAAATAATGCTTTGAGGATATGTGATTATTTCAATTTTAAAACACCTGTATACAGAGGAATGAGCGAGCCTTTAGTAAGAAAAAATCAGATAATTGCAACAGATTTCCACGGAGAAACAGGTCTTGACGGAATAAAACTTGATAAAACCGATAGACAGCCTGAAAAAGAACACGGAGTTAATTTTATTATAAATACTCTTTTGAACAGTAATGAAAAAATAACTCTTGTACCTGTAGGACCTTTGACTAATATAGCAATGGCACTGAAACTTGAGCCGAAAATAAAAGAAAAAATAGAAAAAATTGTTCTTATGGGGGGAAGCTGTAAAGGCGGAAATGTAACACCTTTTGCTGAATTTAATATATATGCGGATCCTGAAGCAGCATCTATAGTATTTTCTTCGGGAGTACCTATATTTATGATGGGACTTGAAGTTACGAATAAAACTGCACCTGATGAGAAAATCGTGAAAAAAATTCAGAGACTGAAAACAAAGGCAGCAGACTTTTTAAATCAGGGACTACATTTTCCTAAGAGATACGATGAAAACGGTAATTTTATATATCATACGTTACATGATGTGGTTACTTTGATTTATTTAATAGATCAAAATACAGTAAAATTGGAAAAAATAAATTGTGAAATCGAAACAAAAGATGAAGAAAAATACGGACAGACAATTTGCAGTAATTGCGACTGTAAAGACAATAATAATATTTCGAGCTCAAATATTCAGACAGCTGTGGAAATTGACTTGGATAAGTTCTGGGAAATTATTTTCGAAGTGATTGAGAAATATTAGGGGGGGAGGATGACAATATTTTGTAACACAATTTGCCTATTATTATACTCGTATTCGTATATAATTTTATTTATTTTTCCGCTTCTTATTTTATTATCTTATTTAGCTGGAGTATTATTAATGCAAAAAATATTAAAAAAAATAGTTAGGGCAGTTCTTTTTATGTTTTTTCAATTAACTATCCTTCCTGTTTTTTCGTCTGTTTTGAGCTTAATACTTTTTCCTCTAAATTTTTATAAAACTTTGTATATAATAATTTCAGGATTAGTATATATGATTTTTGAAGTAATATTTGGAGTTTATATTGAAAGAAAATGTTCAAAAAAAGAGAAACTGGGAATAATATTAGTTGATATTATTTTTATTCTATTAGTAGGAATACCGTATTTAGTCAATTTTAAAAAAATAAGTTTATTTTTTTCAAAAATTTTTACTGCACCTATAATATTATATGCAAAAACATTTTTTCCTAATGGTAATTTAAAAAATTTAACTTTACTATGGTTTTTTATGCAGATTTCTTTTTTGGGAGGGATTTTGCTTTCAAATATAGTAAAATCTGTGTTTAAAAAGATATATCGTTAATAAATAATATCAAAATAAGGAGAATAAATATGAAAAAAGCACTTGTAATAGGAAGTTTGAATATGGATATGACGGCAAAAGTGGAAAATCTTCCTAAATTAGGCGAAACTATTTTCAGTAATGAATTTTATGAAAGTTGTGGAGGTAAAGGAGCAAATCAGGCAGTTGCAATGTCAAAATTGGGAATGACTACAGAAATGATAGGAATGGTAGGAAATGATTCCCAAGGAGATAGGTTAATCAATAATCTTATAAAACATAATGTTAAAGCAGATAACATTATAAAAAGTAACGATTTAACGGGAAGAGCAATAATAACTGTAGATAAAAAAGGAAACAATAACATTATTGTAATTCCGGGATGCAACTTTAAAATTTCTGAAAAAGATATACAAGATAAAATCGGAGTTATAGCTGAAAGTGATATCGTTATATTACAAAATGAAATTCCTTCGGAAGTAGTTGAATACTCACTTTTAAAAGCTAAAGAGCTTCAAAAAATTACGATATTTAATCCTGCACCTGCGAGAAAGTTAAGTGATAAAATGTATCAAAATATTGACTATTTAATATTAAATGAAACGGAAATGGAAGAAATTTTTGATATAGGTATTCATGACAAAGTTTATATAGGAAGGATATTTCATAAAAAGAAAGAGTGCGGTATTAAAAATATTATACTTACACTGGGTGAGAACGGCAGTGTACTTTTTGATGAAAATGATAATGTTAAAAAATTTGATGCGTACGAAGTAGAAGCTGTAGATACTACAGCAGCAGGAGATTCATTTATCGGAGCATTTGCTTTAAAAATCTGTGAAACAAATAATCCTGATGAAGCTATTAAATATGCAACTGCAACATCAGCTATCGTTGTAACTCGACAAGGAGCACAGGATTCTATACCTTCACCTGAAGAAATTGAAGAATTTATTGAAAAACACCCGATCAGATAACACAACAATAGAAATAAAACTGTAAAAAACGAAGTGTATTAAAAAAGTTAGATAAAACTAACATTATCTTGATACACTTCATTTTATTTTTAAGTTTGACTAAAATATCTCTTTTCAAAAAAATTATGTAGATTCTTAATATTTAAAGTCGATTTTACTTATTTGATTCCTAATTCTTCTTTTAAAGCTTCCTGTAATATATGTGAAAAATTTAAATTTTTTTCTATTGCACGTTCATTTAGCCATTGAGGTATAGTCAGTGTCTTTTTTACTGCTTTATTTCTGATAGATTTTCTTACAGATGGCATCCACACGTCAATTAAGAGAACTTTCTCGTCAAAGTTTAAATTTATCATATTTAAAGATGAAGACTTCGGAATTTTTTCTTTTGCTCTTTCTATTTGGTACATCCAGCCGCCCAGAACATCTCTCGCCATATATAAGGCTTCTTCATCGTTTTTCCCGCATGAAATACATCCGGGCAAATCAGGAAAGGTAATAGTAATACCGTCTTCACCATACTTAAATATCGCCGGATAAAGATAGCTGTCTTTTGTCATTATTATACCTCCTGTTTAACAAGGGGAGGGGAAATTTTAAAATTGAATGCCCGCTTGTTTAAATATTGCTTTTACAGTTGCAATGGGAATATCCTTTCGAGGATGAGGAACTGTCACTTTACCCGATTCAGGCTTATCGGGATTAACAAAATAATGATGACTCCCTCTCGACTCTCCTGTTTCTTCCCATCCATTGTCCTTCAATATTTTAATAATCTCCCTAGAAATGTAAGACTTCATTCAACATTCCTCCCAAAAATATAATACCACGTATTTTAGTACGTGTCAATATTTTTTTTGAAAATTTACATTAAAATATTAGAAAGACCTATAAAATATGAAAAATTGAATTATAAAAAACACTATATTGAACTTTCTTAAATTTTTACAATAATATTAAGGCAATATATTTCCCGCAGCTTTGTATATATCATACCATTCTTCTCTGGAAAGAGTTATATT belongs to Pseudoleptotrichia goodfellowii and includes:
- a CDS encoding transposase; the encoded protein is MPIQKFISQILIHVPPKNFKMVNRYGLYARHISNKLKRAVIPFKKNIVPNKFSFYQRQTFKTFGINPFYCPICNIRMIVWEFYHYLYPKPKRYY
- a CDS encoding TolC family protein, which codes for MLKAIPEMKNKKFQLLLLFFVSALSYGATVDDVISEYEQKSYTTKINQANLRTYDIKDKALKKGDWNTIKLTSENSYEKNKTYDGVSMENTASFGMLYYKNGYNFTNKEFTENKVGVSKTLNDFFYSDNKYNTNINNISRDIQKISNETNKNTEIRNLIDLYKNYKNKEKELEQSKISLQGKKKDYDILARKYQLGTASKFDYDLAKNEYETTDLKKQNTERELKILGENFMIYNVTLPKKEKLEDLKTVELKKEDFYNLKLSEAEKIKLNETLNEEKMRKEKFDYNIPKITADAGYSFEKKSFTVGVGVSKTFKLYNDTIEDLKNEAEKLRLEYEQKKNEILSNAGQEMLNYTTYQTNELISKKALDIAKEDYAIYAKKYELGSDTFANYVEKRNTYEKAIMDYEIAKNELAAFTKKIKYYK
- the rbsK gene encoding ribokinase; amino-acid sequence: MKKALVIGSLNMDMTAKVENLPKLGETIFSNEFYESCGGKGANQAVAMSKLGMTTEMIGMVGNDSQGDRLINNLIKHNVKADNIIKSNDLTGRAIITVDKKGNNNIIVIPGCNFKISEKDIQDKIGVIAESDIVILQNEIPSEVVEYSLLKAKELQKITIFNPAPARKLSDKMYQNIDYLILNETEMEEIFDIGIHDKVYIGRIFHKKKECGIKNIILTLGENGSVLFDENDNVKKFDAYEVEAVDTTAAGDSFIGAFALKICETNNPDEAIKYATATSAIVVTRQGAQDSIPSPEEIEEFIEKHPIR
- a CDS encoding transposase, which gives rise to MSKGNYPNQKIKRLAKITVNKLYSQNARFFFNVRSGDVNNTKGIIKYLGRYLARSPIAEYKITDITDNEVTFFYNDLANDKQKHLLLCLFKNLFPKF
- a CDS encoding nucleoside hydrolase gives rise to the protein MKKKIILDCDPGHDDAIAIMAAGLHEDFELLGITTVAGNQTIEKTTNNALRICDYFNFKTPVYRGMSEPLVRKNQIIATDFHGETGLDGIKLDKTDRQPEKEHGVNFIINTLLNSNEKITLVPVGPLTNIAMALKLEPKIKEKIEKIVLMGGSCKGGNVTPFAEFNIYADPEAASIVFSSGVPIFMMGLEVTNKTAPDEKIVKKIQRLKTKAADFLNQGLHFPKRYDENGNFIYHTLHDVVTLIYLIDQNTVKLEKINCEIETKDEEKYGQTICSNCDCKDNNNISSSNIQTAVEIDLDKFWEIIFEVIEKY
- a CDS encoding type II toxin-antitoxin system HicA family toxin, translated to MKSYISREIIKILKDNGWEETGESRGSHHYFVNPDKPESGKVTVPHPRKDIPIATVKAIFKQAGIQF
- a CDS encoding ABC transporter permease, with the protein product MDFFESLKLSVSNLFSYKVRSFLTMLGIIIGISAVVMMSSLGAGVKENIVGDLNKLGVGNFQVFIDTSPGQTYKSEDLFTTKDIENLKAIEGVEAVSPSSDAYARINIGENQSAMVVGSGVTQDTFKITNYTIVKGRKFLPDEYRKDGRYIIIDSTSADMLFPGQNPVGQKLALNFRKNMQIVTIVGVYKNPFANLGGGGGPDLPVFALFPNEYLNHINGNAQNKFTSLDMKAGNAKELEIVMERVREFLKSRGSSPKTYSVRNSAQGLDEFNNILNMISLCISGVAAISLFVGGIGVMNIMLVSVTERIREVGLRKAIGAKTKDILLQFLIEAVILTCFGGIIGVFLGYGGALLVGIFIKTTPILSPVVVIVSLVVSTMTGLIFGVYPAKKAAALDPIEALRVD
- a CDS encoding efflux RND transporter periplasmic adaptor subunit → MLKEKFKPFCNNKAICLLILAVLFLVACGKKNVEKEYEVTTVERGDISLSIEKTGQVVSENEVAVYTTANQRVNKVFFKAGDNVKKGDVVLTFYPVDRNELQRKIQIKSLEVQQKQRDLRNASELKKIGGASAVSVDDARIALQTAQLELSSLREDYALLVDNIKSPVDGVITAMTADENYRVNTETTLFKVSDAKNMKVEVSLTDSEIQNIAVGQRVEISSDALPKGQQIEGTVSQISGVATKNANLDESNTTVSIKLSDPKGLRPGATINAIIYYKESKNILKVPYSAVINESGKYYVFTVGKDNKVTKKEVTVGETDNLYYEISTGLSSGEKIITVVDEALQNGQKIKIADPGKPQKGAKGKGDVKQESFEAPPR
- a CDS encoding type II toxin-antitoxin system HicB family antitoxin, which encodes MTKDSYLYPAIFKYGEDGITITFPDLPGCISCGKNDEEALYMARDVLGGWMYQIERAKEKIPKSSSLNMINLNFDEKVLLIDVWMPSVRKSIRNKAVKKTLTIPQWLNERAIEKNLNFSHILQEALKEELGIK
- a CDS encoding transposase encodes the protein MQNISKKNKRINKISKSSKYYFTDSDILHYGLISVIHTFGRDLKWNPHIHAIVSLGGFNKILILKT
- a CDS encoding ABC transporter ATP-binding protein, whose product is MIDVKKIVKIYKNGNMSLEVLKGLNLFVAEKEYVALMGPSGSGKSTFMNILGCLDRLTSGKYILDNVDVSTMKGDELSKVRNEKIGFVFQSFNLLPRLSALENVALPALYAGVKREERMEKAKKALESVGLGERIHHKPGEMSGGQRQRVAIARAIINDPKILLADEPTGNLDSKSGEEVLGIFKRLNDNGTTIVMVTHEEDVAEHCKRIVRLKDGVIESDYIVEDRRGV
- a CDS encoding nucleoside hydrolase; translation: MKKRRIYLNHNGGVDDLISLYLLLKMEDAELVGVSVMDADCYIQPAASATRKIIEKFGSEKDKKIKIALSDSRAVNPFPKDWRMHAFVVDALPILNEKKPLTVEESNIKAHEDIIRVLKESDEKTDLVFIEPLTDLARALDKDSSIEEKIGKLYWMGGTFLEHGNVEEPEHDGTAEWNVYWDPFAAKRVWESNIKIELVALESTRMVPLTAEVRDMWASQRKYEGVDFLGQCYATVSPLTHFVTNSTYFLWDVLTTASFGKENLVKREVVNSDVITEGPNRGRTVRKENGRPVDLVYHVDRDSFFEYITDLAKQ
- the ytvI gene encoding sporulation integral membrane protein YtvI, translated to MSNYKRFDFKKLYFILYIVLILIMILLLFKLGIFLFPFVIAVFFSIITQPFANFLQNKLKFSKKFATITSIVVFLLFFLSFISITSLRLFGEIYKLSKNINNYAEEFKRLWTLTIDQSHIYLGYLPKGFTEQIKNSVAGFISMGSSKFGRFINGLIYFVTSIPTIIIYICITVLSTFFISLDKKEILNFLEQQLPESWLRKVYNIKREMFTVLGSYVKAQIILMTICFFELLISFNILFFLEFNVSYPLLISIVICLIDALPILGAGAVLLPWAGISFILGDIKLGIALILIYLLVLSVRQMLEPKLISQNIGVHPLVTLISMYSGFKFFGVMGFLIGPVVMIILKNVFSKELEIGFFREIFSDTSEDSDDSASRNSRDNSPKENNNPIIDNMPENLKKLMEDEFIDDTEC